A genomic segment from Glycine soja cultivar W05 chromosome 20, ASM419377v2, whole genome shotgun sequence encodes:
- the LOC114403446 gene encoding folate-biopterin transporter 1, chloroplastic-like isoform X2 — protein MNCVYILSLIPFLPSKFSHFYPCFPRRTSIVTHSARFRRRTRRNPPDMEISGTVPSSGSSLRLSSDDGDPLLGSRISKLQRAGKDDALTADTDLEASSSGRIASRKQKYWVSSIKLFGVELSPDNVAVAMVYFVQGVLGLARLAVNFYLKDDLHLDPAEAAVISGFSALPWLVKPLYGFISDSVPLFGYRRRSYLVLSGLLGALSWSLMATFVDNKYSAGFCILLGSLSVAFSDVVRFLSSLFLIRDSMVVERARGESQSTSGSLQSLCWGSSAFGGIVSSYFSGSLLDAYGVRFVFGVTSLLPLITSVVAVLVKEQPMFGTTRGLNILFAGPEFLESSKQRIIQLWGSVRQRSVFLPTLFIFLWQATPQSDSAMFYFTTNSLGFTPEFLGRVKLVTSIASLLGVGLYNGFLKNVPLRKIFFATTLLGSTLGMTQVFLVTGLNRKFGISDEWFAIGDSLILTVLSQASFMPVLVLAARLCPEGMEATLFATLMSVSNGGSVVGGLLGAGLTQLFGITKDRFDNLAALIILCNLSSLLPLPLLGLLPGGNPDVNEEDNSDIEMK, from the exons ATGAATTGTGTGTATATTTTGTCTTTAATACCATTTTTACCCTCCAAATTTTCCCATTTTTATCCTTGTTTCCCACGCCGCACGTCAATTGTCACTCATTCAGCCCGATTCCGCCGGAGAACGCGTCGGAATCCGCCGGACATGGAAATCTCCGGCACCGTTCCGAGCTCGGGGTCCTCTCTCCGACTCAGCAGCGATGATGGCGATCCTCTCTTAGGTTCTCGTATCAGTAAGCTCCAAA GAGCTGGAAAAGACGATGCTTTAACAGCGGACACAGATCTAGAGGCTTCCTCCTCTGGTCGAATTGCTTCTAGAAAGCAAAAATATTGGGTGAGCAGCATCAAATTGTTTGGGGTAGAATTATCCCCTGATAATGTTGCTGTTGCGATGGTTTATTTTGTTCAAGGTGTTTTAGGGCTTGCAAGACTGGCTGTGAACTTTTACTTAAAAGATGATTTGCATTTGGACCCTGCTGAG GCAGCTGTGATTTCTGGTTTTTCTGCATTGCCGTGGCTTGTCAAACCTCTTTACGGGTTTATTAG TGATTCTGTCCCCCTCTTTGGTTATCGAAGAAGGTCATACCTAGTTTTGTCAGGGCTGCTTGGTGCACTCTCGTGGAGTTTGATGGCTACTTTTGTTGACAACAAATATAGTGCTGGTTTTTGCATACTTCTTGGATCTCTATCTGTTGCCTTCTCAGATGTT GTGCGCTTCctatcttctttatttttaatacgtG ATTCAATGGTTGTGGAGAGGGCACGTGGTGAGTCACAAAGCACCTCGGGATCTCTTCAGTCTTTATGTTGGGGTTCTTCGGCCTTTGGTGGAATTGTGAGCTCCTACTTCAGTGGATCTTTGCTGGATGCATATGGAGTAAG GTTTGTTTTTGGTGTCACATCATTGCTTCCATTGATAACATCTGTAGTTGCTGTTCTTGTAAAAGAACAACCTATGTTTGGTACAACAAGAGGGCTAAATATTCTTTTTGCTGGGCCAGAGTTTTTGGAAAGTTCAAAACAGCGCATTATTCAGCTGTGGGGTTCTGTGCGACAGCGTAGTGTTTTTCTTcccactttatttattttcttgtggCAAGCAACTCCGCAGTCTGACTCTGCTATGTTCTACTTTAC CACAAATTCTCTTGGTTTTACCCCAGAGTTTTTGGGACGTGTCAAGCTTGTTACCTCAATTGCATCTCTGCTCGGTGTTGGTCTTTATAATGGATTTCTGAAGAATGTGCCTTTAcggaaaatattttttgcaaCTACCCTTTTAGGTTCAACTCTTGGGATGACTCAG GTTTTCCTTGTTACTGGACTAAACCGTAAGTTTGGCATTAGTGATGAGTGGTTTGCAATTGGTGATTCATTAATTCTCACTGTTTTGAGTCAG GCTTCTTTCATGCCTGTTCTTGTGCTAGCAGCAAGATTATGTCCCGAAGGAATGGAGGCAACTCTTTTCGCAACTCTCATGTCTGTATCTAATGGAGGGAGTGTTGTTGGGGGATTGTTAGGGGCGGGATTGACTCAACTATTTGGAATTACCAAGGACAGATTTGATAACTTGGCAGCTTTGATAATCCTTTGCAATCTTAGCTCATTATTGCCTCTGCCTCTTCTTGGCCTTCTCCCTGGGGGCAATCCTGATGTGAATGAGGAGGACAATTCCgatattgagatgaaat